The Treponema sp. Marseille-Q3903 genomic interval TTTATTACGATAGCATTTGCGGCTTTGAATTTGGCTAAAACTACCGATATTTCAGAAATACTGGCTGCACTTCATAATATGAAAATTCCGTATTATATCAACATTCCTTTGGCGGTAATCCTGCGATTTTTTCCTACCATAAAGCAGGATGTCATTTGTATTAGGCAGGGCACTAAAACAAGAGGGATAGACATCTCAGTATTAGGTGTATTAAAGCATCCGTTTAAAATATACGAAATGATGATAATACCACTCTTGATGAGAATATTGTCTACTGCAACAGAATTGGCAGCCTCTGTTGAAACAAGAGGACTTGGTATCTCATGTAAAAAAACAAGCTATACTGAAATTCATTTCAGTATATTTGATGCATTGTTATTAA includes:
- a CDS encoding energy-coupling factor transporter transmembrane protein EcfT, with protein sequence MLKSCKQHGVRYDPRIKLLQVLLVGILVFVLTGKKYEISLFLSVFTFAMLSGLFKTGIKFLVIYSGLFLAAEISPLFIATTIHYFVLCFITIAFAALNLAKTTDISEILAALHNMKIPYYINIPLAVILRFFPTIKQDVICIRQGTKTRGIDISVLGVLKHPFKIYEMMIIPLLMRILSTATELAASVETRGLGISCKKTSYTEIHFSIFDALLLIAMVTFYTVIIVMKMKNY